A genomic window from Nosocomiicoccus massiliensis includes:
- a CDS encoding FecCD family ABC transporter permease has product MNKQYVALASILIGVILASLVIGTINVFEGHFNIVYSIRLPRILFAVLGGAVLSICGAVFQILLNNRMADSFTLGMANGAVIGAAIAIYISASFYFIPLFGVVAGLISLFLVLFIAKQIDSMLRPETLVITGVLFSTLLSGVLYIIIMLDPTKTKSIVQFMFGSFSGSRYEFISLVFVCFIVSLVVLFKSSRDLDLLTLGELRAFSLGVDVSKLRLKLLIVMAIPSLVLLSFTGIIGFIGIIVPQMIQYIRPRKAKELFILSGFYGAILLGVVDTIARTILSPIQLPTGVLLSIFSVPLILFLMYKRFLQKTI; this is encoded by the coding sequence ATGAATAAACAATATGTAGCATTAGCGAGTATACTCATTGGAGTTATACTCGCATCTTTAGTTATCGGGACAATCAACGTATTTGAAGGTCATTTTAATATCGTGTATAGTATTCGGCTTCCGAGAATTTTATTTGCGGTGCTTGGAGGGGCGGTATTGTCTATTTGTGGTGCGGTATTTCAAATTTTACTAAATAACCGTATGGCAGATAGTTTTACGCTCGGTATGGCAAACGGTGCAGTCATCGGTGCGGCAATCGCGATTTATATTAGTGCATCGTTTTACTTCATCCCGTTATTTGGTGTCGTCGCGGGACTCATCTCACTATTTTTAGTGCTTTTTATCGCAAAGCAAATCGATTCAATGTTGAGACCAGAAACACTCGTCATTACAGGTGTATTATTTTCGACGTTGTTAAGTGGTGTGTTATACATCATCATTATGCTCGATCCGACGAAAACGAAATCAATTGTACAATTTATGTTCGGTAGTTTTTCAGGCAGTCGATATGAATTTATAAGCCTCGTTTTCGTTTGTTTTATCGTCAGCCTTGTTGTGTTATTTAAATCATCACGAGACCTCGACTTACTGACGCTTGGTGAATTACGTGCGTTTAGTCTTGGTGTAGACGTTTCTAAATTACGGCTAAAGTTACTGATAGTCATGGCGATTCCGTCACTCGTACTACTTAGTTTTACAGGCATTATCGGCTTTATAGGAATCATCGTGCCACAAATGATTCAGTACATTAGACCAAGAAAAGCAAAAGAGCTGTTTATATTATCTGGATTTTACGGTGCGATTTTACTCGGTGTGGTCGACACAATCGCGCGAACGATTTTGTCACCGATTCAACTTCCAACCGGCGTCTTACTTAGTATTTTTAGTGTGCCACTTATATTATTTTTAATGTATAAGAGATTTCTTCAAAAGACGATATAA
- a CDS encoding type II toxin-antitoxin system RelE family toxin — MKYQVIYSKRAVKELKKLDKSQSKLLISWIEKNLKNTENPRKHGKNLKGVLNEYWRYRVGKYRIISIIDDNKIIINIISVGHRSNIYK; from the coding sequence ATGAAATACCAAGTTATATACAGTAAAAGAGCAGTTAAAGAACTGAAAAAATTAGATAAATCTCAAAGTAAGCTTTTAATTAGTTGGATAGAGAAAAATTTAAAAAACACTGAAAACCCTAGAAAGCATGGTAAAAATCTAAAAGGTGTTCTAAATGAGTACTGGAGATATCGTGTAGGAAAATACAGAATAATATCTATTATTGATGATAATAAAATTATTATTAATATTATCTCGGTAGGTCATCGATCAAATATATATAAGTAA
- the relB gene encoding type II toxin-antitoxin system RelB family antitoxin — translation MPTVTVRLNNEENKLFNEYAEIHDMPLSTILKETLKEKMEDDYDMALIKEYEQNDNTSEVTYTHDEVKDILGF, via the coding sequence ATGCCTACAGTTACTGTTAGACTTAACAATGAAGAAAACAAGCTATTCAATGAATATGCAGAGATTCATGATATGCCTCTATCAACAATATTAAAAGAAACTCTTAAAGAGAAGATGGAAGACGACTACGATATGGCTTTAATCAAAGAATATGAGCAAAATGATAACACTTCTGAAGTCACGTATACACATGATGAAGTTAAAGATATCTTAGGTTTCTAA
- the aspA gene encoding aspartate ammonia-lyase has product MAQNTRIESDFLGEKEISNDAYYGCQSLRAKENFPITGHTLNIDLIRALAMVKKAAAIANYKTGQLEEDKKNAIVEASEEIINGEHIDHFIVDSIQGGAGTSMNMNANEVIANRALEILGREKGDYDYISPNNHVNMAQSTNDAVPTAIHLAIMMRAERLLDVIEHMEEAFKEKSIEFDGYIKMGRTHLQDAIPIRLGQEFGAYARAIGRDKKRIRHTLEDLKEVNIGATAVGTGLNASVEYIEHVVKELSEISGYDLVSADNLVDATQFTDSYVQVSASLKIMMTNMSKIANDIRMMASGPKAGLYEIKLPGRQPGSSIMPGKVNPVMPEMINQVSFQVYGNDLTVSLASEAGQFELNVMGPVLVYNLLQSIDIMHNGFKAFTDYCVVGITPNKEIMENYVNESLGVITALVPHIGYKQSSELVKEALLTGKGVRELILEHSILTKNQLDHVLNPYEMTNIGISELPEA; this is encoded by the coding sequence ATGGCTCAGAATACAAGAATAGAATCTGATTTCCTTGGTGAAAAAGAAATATCAAACGATGCATATTACGGATGTCAGTCGCTACGTGCAAAAGAGAACTTTCCAATTACAGGACATACGTTAAATATCGATTTAATTCGTGCATTAGCGATGGTTAAAAAAGCTGCAGCGATTGCAAACTATAAAACAGGCCAATTAGAAGAAGATAAAAAGAACGCGATTGTTGAAGCGTCTGAAGAGATTATTAACGGTGAACATATCGATCACTTTATCGTCGATTCGATTCAAGGTGGCGCTGGTACGTCAATGAATATGAACGCAAACGAAGTGATCGCAAACCGCGCGCTTGAAATTCTCGGTAGAGAAAAAGGAGATTATGATTATATTTCTCCAAACAACCACGTAAATATGGCACAGTCGACAAACGACGCTGTACCTACAGCAATTCACTTAGCGATTATGATGCGCGCGGAGCGACTGCTCGACGTAATCGAACATATGGAAGAAGCGTTTAAAGAAAAATCAATTGAGTTTGATGGCTACATTAAAATGGGGCGTACGCATTTACAAGATGCGATTCCAATTCGTCTCGGCCAAGAGTTTGGTGCATATGCTCGTGCGATTGGACGCGATAAAAAACGTATTCGTCATACGCTTGAAGATTTAAAAGAAGTAAATATCGGTGCGACAGCTGTCGGTACTGGTCTTAATGCGAGTGTTGAATATATCGAGCACGTCGTTAAAGAGTTAAGCGAAATTTCAGGATATGACTTAGTTTCTGCAGATAACTTAGTCGACGCAACGCAGTTTACAGATAGTTATGTACAAGTGTCTGCAAGCTTAAAAATTATGATGACGAACATGTCAAAAATTGCAAACGACATTCGTATGATGGCGTCTGGACCAAAAGCTGGTTTATATGAAATTAAATTACCAGGACGTCAACCAGGTTCATCGATTATGCCAGGTAAAGTGAACCCGGTAATGCCTGAGATGATCAACCAAGTGTCGTTCCAAGTATACGGAAATGACTTAACTGTATCACTCGCGTCAGAAGCGGGACAGTTCGAGTTAAACGTTATGGGACCAGTGCTCGTCTATAACTTATTACAGTCTATCGACATTATGCATAACGGATTTAAAGCATTCACAGATTACTGTGTTGTCGGAATTACGCCAAACAAAGAAATCATGGAAAACTACGTCAACGAATCACTCGGAGTCATCACGGCGCTCGTACCACATATCGGTTACAAGCAGTCATCAGAACTCGTAAAAGAAGCACTATTAACAGGAAAAGGTGTGCGTGAACTTATACTCGAGCACAGCATCCTCACAAAAAATCAGCTCGATCACGTACTCAACCCTTACGAAATGACAAATATCGGTATATCAGAATTACCAGAAGCATAG
- a CDS encoding M24 family metallopeptidase — MNKKAHSLIETLETDYAIITNPMNVFYFSGANLSPHERLLALIIDKENKQSTIVYPKLDEETVKRDATVDVLKPHKDGEDAFQYIFESIPEGKTIGVEGDHLTYDRYKRLLEKYDDENIKDISNTLSELRGIKNDEDLVHLQDAVKITEDTLKELYNITVEGKTEMEIADFLVAEFKKRGAVGPSFGPTVLAGSKSALPHGDSGDRVIKKGDFLLIDFGIVTKENYVSDMTRTFFIGEPDEKQREIYNSVLNSNLAGIKASTVGTKFSDIDKASRDVIENDGYGEYFTHRVGHGLGHDLHERPSVDDNNHDELKEGNVITIEPGIYIEGYGGVRIEDAIFASEEGPIVINEFKKDIDSMILK, encoded by the coding sequence ATGAACAAAAAAGCACATAGTCTTATAGAAACACTAGAAACGGATTACGCGATTATTACAAATCCGATGAACGTATTTTACTTTTCAGGGGCTAACCTTAGCCCACACGAGCGTCTACTCGCACTCATCATCGATAAAGAAAATAAACAATCGACGATTGTCTATCCAAAACTCGATGAAGAAACAGTGAAGAGAGATGCTACAGTAGATGTGTTAAAACCACATAAAGACGGTGAAGATGCATTTCAATATATATTTGAAAGCATTCCTGAAGGTAAAACGATTGGTGTTGAGGGCGATCATTTAACGTATGACCGATATAAACGTCTACTTGAAAAGTATGATGATGAAAACATCAAAGATATTTCAAATACGTTAAGCGAACTACGTGGTATCAAAAATGACGAAGACTTAGTACATCTACAAGACGCTGTAAAAATTACAGAAGACACACTCAAAGAGTTATACAATATTACTGTTGAAGGTAAAACTGAAATGGAAATTGCTGACTTTTTAGTTGCGGAATTTAAAAAGCGCGGTGCAGTTGGGCCATCATTCGGACCAACAGTGCTTGCAGGTAGTAAATCAGCACTGCCACATGGTGATTCAGGAGACCGTGTTATTAAAAAAGGTGACTTTTTACTCATCGACTTCGGTATCGTCACAAAAGAGAATTACGTTTCAGACATGACACGTACGTTTTTCATCGGTGAACCAGATGAAAAACAACGAGAAATTTACAACTCAGTATTAAACTCGAACTTAGCAGGTATTAAAGCGAGCACAGTCGGTACGAAGTTTAGTGACATCGACAAAGCATCGAGAGACGTTATTGAAAACGACGGCTACGGAGAGTACTTTACGCATAGAGTCGGTCACGGACTCGGTCATGACTTACATGAAAGACCATCTGTAGACGACAATAACCACGACGAACTAAAAGAAGGTAATGTTATTACGATTGAACCAGGTATTTACATCGAAGGATACGGCGGAGTCCGTATTGAAGACGCGATATTTGCATCAGAAGAAGGACCAATCGTCATAAACGAATTTAAAAAAGATATAGATTCAATGATTTTAAAATAG
- a CDS encoding S9 family peptidase, with product MKHISIEDIFNIKSVSAPKAIPGHGVTYYVTTINEKDNNYVTHLHEATELGLKQLTFDKGRISQVDHSNDGNLTLFVAKGDNDKPQIFLLRRNGGEREQLTSEDEGVSEPRFSSDGTAVFYHVNVKEEDDKKEDDDKKDDKKQPVHITNMKYKIDGAPGPFGYVPEKKQVVKKIDIDTREVETVCSGEADYSFMAELSDGIIYTTNESDDPDFNFTNTLYVRRNGEDKVVTLQDKSVYGVEVSKDEKHALLLTTDYNYKNAAHLTIELLSLDDFTLTDVTGKLDRPTGSAVVQDVQQSEESHVVKFVSNHDFVFLLSEDGAVNLYKGNIDGEVRPLLQSEHNIFGMDASDDTVYLTISTPVSPSELYQFDLGNETLTQLTEVNKEFVDSKEIVEPESIRFNSFDDEEIHGWFMKPAGFKDGEKYPLVVNVHGGPHAFYAHTFFHEMQVLAGLGYAVLFTNPRGSHSYSQKFVDHVRGDYGNTDYKDVMASVDYVLDTYDFIDENRLGVTGGSYGGFMTNWIVGHTNRFKAAVTQRSISNWISFRGVSDIGYYFTDWQIQAGVDDIDTLWHHSPLKYVDNVETPLLILHSEYDFRCPIEQAEQLYIELKYRKKTAEFVRFPDADHNLSRTGLPHLRVKRLEYMTDWFKKYLNEENH from the coding sequence ATGAAGCACATTTCAATCGAAGATATTTTTAACATCAAATCCGTGAGTGCGCCAAAGGCGATTCCTGGACATGGTGTGACGTATTACGTCACAACGATAAACGAAAAAGATAACAATTACGTCACGCATCTACACGAAGCGACAGAGCTCGGCTTAAAGCAGCTGACGTTCGATAAAGGACGCATCTCGCAAGTCGATCATTCTAACGACGGGAACTTAACGTTATTTGTCGCTAAAGGAGATAACGATAAGCCACAAATCTTTTTATTAAGACGTAACGGCGGGGAAAGAGAGCAGTTAACGTCTGAAGACGAGGGCGTATCAGAGCCGCGTTTTTCTAGCGACGGCACGGCAGTATTTTATCATGTAAATGTTAAAGAAGAAGACGACAAAAAAGAAGACGATGATAAGAAAGACGACAAAAAGCAACCCGTACATATTACGAACATGAAATACAAAATCGACGGTGCACCAGGACCGTTTGGTTATGTACCTGAAAAGAAGCAAGTCGTTAAGAAAATAGATATCGACACACGTGAAGTTGAAACCGTTTGCTCTGGTGAAGCGGATTATTCGTTTATGGCAGAGTTATCTGACGGCATCATTTACACGACGAATGAAAGTGACGACCCGGACTTCAATTTTACGAACACGCTATACGTTCGTCGTAACGGCGAAGACAAAGTCGTAACGCTTCAAGACAAATCAGTTTACGGCGTTGAAGTATCAAAAGATGAAAAACACGCATTACTTTTAACGACAGATTATAACTATAAAAACGCAGCACACTTAACTATTGAGTTATTATCACTTGACGACTTTACGTTGACAGACGTCACTGGTAAGCTCGACCGACCAACTGGGTCAGCAGTCGTTCAAGACGTTCAACAATCTGAAGAGTCGCACGTCGTTAAGTTTGTATCGAATCATGATTTTGTGTTCTTACTTTCTGAAGATGGTGCAGTGAATCTTTATAAAGGGAACATCGACGGAGAAGTTAGACCGTTACTTCAAAGTGAGCACAACATTTTCGGAATGGATGCTAGTGATGATACGGTATATTTAACGATTTCTACACCAGTGTCACCGAGTGAGTTATATCAGTTCGATTTAGGCAATGAAACACTGACGCAACTCACTGAAGTAAACAAAGAATTCGTCGACTCAAAGGAAATCGTTGAGCCAGAATCGATTCGCTTTAACAGTTTTGACGATGAAGAAATTCACGGTTGGTTTATGAAGCCAGCTGGATTTAAAGATGGAGAAAAATATCCGCTCGTTGTGAACGTGCACGGTGGACCACACGCGTTTTACGCACATACATTCTTCCATGAAATGCAAGTGTTAGCAGGACTCGGATATGCAGTATTATTTACAAATCCACGAGGGTCTCATAGTTACTCTCAGAAGTTTGTCGATCACGTACGCGGAGACTACGGAAATACAGATTATAAAGATGTGATGGCGTCAGTCGATTACGTATTAGACACATACGATTTTATCGATGAAAATAGACTCGGTGTAACTGGCGGAAGTTACGGCGGATTTATGACGAACTGGATCGTTGGACATACAAACCGCTTTAAAGCTGCCGTGACACAGCGTTCGATTTCAAACTGGATTAGCTTTAGAGGCGTATCAGATATCGGATACTACTTTACAGATTGGCAAATTCAAGCAGGCGTCGATGACATCGACACGTTATGGCACCATTCACCGCTTAAATATGTCGACAATGTAGAAACGCCGTTACTCATTTTACACAGTGAGTATGACTTTAGATGTCCAATCGAGCAAGCGGAGCAGTTATATATCGAACTTAAATATCGTAAAAAGACAGCGGAATTTGTTCGCTTCCCTGATGCGGACCATAACCTTTCAAGAACGGGTCTTCCACATTTAAGAGTTAAACGTCTTGAATATATGACAGATTGGTTTAAAAAATATTTAAATGAGGAGAATCATTAA